From Psychroflexus torquis ATCC 700755, the proteins below share one genomic window:
- a CDS encoding uracil-DNA glycosylase, whose amino-acid sequence MEVKIEANWKKILKDEFDKHYFKSLITFIKAEYKNYTCYPKGTDIFNAFEFCPFDKTKVVILGQDPYHGPQQAHGLSFSVPKGISTPPSLINIYKELKEDLTIPIPEHGNLESWAKQGVLLLNATLTVRAHEAGSHQNKGWEIFTDEVIRKLSSEKEGIVFLLWGGYAKRKSKLINSAKHHILTSGHPSPLSANRGYWFGNKHFSETNNILARQNTSLVKW is encoded by the coding sequence ATGGAGGTAAAGATTGAAGCAAATTGGAAAAAAATCTTAAAAGATGAGTTTGATAAACATTATTTCAAGTCTCTTATAACTTTTATAAAGGCTGAATATAAAAACTATACCTGCTATCCTAAAGGGACAGACATTTTCAATGCCTTCGAGTTTTGCCCATTCGATAAGACAAAAGTGGTGATTTTGGGGCAGGATCCTTATCATGGTCCACAGCAGGCTCATGGGTTATCGTTTTCTGTCCCAAAAGGAATATCGACTCCTCCTTCCCTTATTAATATCTATAAGGAATTGAAGGAAGATCTAACTATACCAATTCCAGAGCACGGTAATTTAGAGTCGTGGGCTAAGCAAGGAGTATTGTTGCTCAATGCTACTTTAACCGTTAGAGCCCATGAAGCAGGGAGTCATCAAAATAAAGGCTGGGAGATTTTTACGGATGAAGTGATTAGGAAATTGTCTTCAGAAAAAGAGGGGATTGTTTTTCTACTTTGGGGTGGTTATGCAAAGAGGAAATCGAAACTTATCAATTCAGCAAAGCACCATATTCTAACTTCTGGCCACCCTTCACCTCTTAGCGCAAATAGAGGCTATTGGTTCGGGAATAAACATTTCAGTGAAACGAATAATATTTTAGCTAGACAAAATACTTCTCTGGTAAAGTGGTAA
- a CDS encoding endonuclease MutS2 produces MINISEKSLIDLEFPTICGQLSTYCITEKGQQKALDLKPYTSYKSIYFHLNQTEEYKSSGLQEKPVPNHGFESVDEALKFLNIEGSVMELSGFRKILNLSETTNIHLKYFQKYKELYPNLFRSTQPIEYTTDIVDEIRRIIDKFGDIKNDATPELFRIRKTINVAKGKINSSFSKALSKYISYGYLDDIKETIVDNVRVLAVTATHKRKVKGAMLGSSKSGNIVYIQPEETQNSERELDEAEYEEKEEVNKILKALTNFLRPYIDLLKQYQNYLSEIDLVSAKVKYAELYEGLLPKITTDKEIFLKDAYHPLLLINHNKTGEKTYAQDITLNDSQQIIVISGPNAGGKSITLKTIGLVQIMLQSGMLIPVHEYSRICFFDKILTDIGDNQSIENHLSTYSYRLKNMRNFLKVCDDKTLFLIDEFGTGSDPELGGAIAETFLEVFHEKKAYGIITTHYANLKMMADENPEIVNANMAFDSYTMEPLFELKLGEAGSSFTFEVAQKNGIPFSLINRAKKKVERGKIRFDKSIAKLQMERSKLAKINSELKSKTSETQKEQEKLDETNSKIQLKLESYQELYDSNQRMIGIGEKMDKIGLQYFNNKDKKLLYSNILKVVEKENSKRIKQTQKDEKIQKQKKHKVKEEAQEKVEKIRQKKKKEKTKEEVEASKKSAKPIFKKGDSVRLQNGRAVGTIDKFDKGKVVINYGMFTTSVSDDQLELVKRAK; encoded by the coding sequence ATGATAAACATTAGCGAAAAATCCTTAATAGATTTAGAATTTCCGACAATTTGTGGACAGTTGAGCACCTATTGTATCACAGAAAAAGGACAGCAAAAAGCTCTCGACCTAAAACCCTATACCTCTTATAAATCCATTTATTTTCACCTGAACCAGACAGAGGAATACAAGTCTTCAGGACTTCAGGAAAAACCTGTCCCCAACCACGGCTTTGAAAGTGTAGATGAAGCCTTAAAATTTTTAAATATTGAGGGGTCGGTGATGGAACTCAGCGGCTTTAGAAAGATTTTAAATTTATCTGAAACCACAAATATTCACTTAAAATACTTTCAGAAGTATAAAGAACTTTACCCTAATCTTTTCAGATCTACTCAACCTATAGAATATACAACTGATATTGTAGATGAGATAAGACGTATTATTGACAAATTTGGGGATATTAAAAATGATGCTACTCCAGAACTTTTTAGAATTAGAAAGACCATAAACGTGGCGAAAGGTAAAATAAACTCAAGCTTTTCTAAAGCCTTGTCTAAATATATCAGCTATGGTTACCTGGATGATATAAAAGAAACCATAGTAGATAACGTGCGTGTACTTGCAGTAACAGCGACGCACAAACGCAAAGTAAAAGGAGCTATGCTAGGGAGCTCAAAATCTGGAAATATAGTTTACATCCAACCTGAAGAAACACAAAATTCTGAAAGGGAACTAGATGAAGCTGAATATGAAGAAAAAGAGGAAGTCAATAAAATTTTAAAAGCCTTAACAAACTTTTTAAGACCTTATATAGACTTGCTGAAGCAGTACCAAAATTATCTAAGTGAAATAGACCTTGTTTCCGCCAAAGTAAAATATGCTGAGTTGTATGAAGGATTACTGCCAAAAATAACCACAGATAAGGAAATCTTTTTAAAAGATGCTTATCATCCTTTATTATTGATCAATCATAACAAAACTGGGGAAAAAACGTACGCACAAGATATTACCCTAAACGATTCTCAACAAATTATCGTGATTTCTGGCCCTAATGCGGGAGGAAAGAGTATAACTCTCAAAACGATTGGCTTAGTCCAGATTATGCTCCAATCTGGTATGCTAATTCCGGTTCACGAATACTCCAGGATTTGCTTTTTTGATAAAATTCTTACTGATATTGGCGATAATCAAAGTATTGAAAACCATTTAAGTACTTACAGCTATAGGTTGAAAAACATGAGGAATTTTTTAAAAGTCTGTGACGATAAGACCTTGTTTTTAATTGATGAATTTGGTACTGGATCCGATCCTGAACTTGGTGGTGCAATAGCTGAAACCTTTCTGGAGGTCTTTCATGAGAAAAAAGCCTACGGTATAATTACAACACATTATGCCAACCTTAAGATGATGGCCGATGAGAATCCTGAAATAGTTAATGCTAACATGGCTTTTGACAGTTATACCATGGAACCTTTATTTGAGCTGAAGCTAGGAGAAGCAGGGAGTTCTTTCACTTTCGAAGTTGCCCAAAAAAATGGAATTCCCTTCAGTTTAATCAATCGGGCTAAAAAGAAAGTCGAGCGAGGTAAAATCAGATTTGATAAAAGTATTGCTAAGCTACAAATGGAACGTTCCAAACTGGCTAAAATAAATTCAGAATTAAAATCTAAAACCAGCGAGACTCAGAAAGAACAGGAAAAACTCGATGAAACCAATTCTAAAATTCAACTAAAGTTAGAAAGTTATCAAGAGCTCTACGATAGCAATCAGCGTATGATTGGTATTGGCGAGAAGATGGATAAAATTGGACTACAATACTTCAATAATAAAGATAAGAAGCTGCTTTATTCCAATATTTTAAAAGTTGTAGAAAAAGAGAATTCCAAGAGAATCAAACAGACCCAGAAAGACGAAAAAATCCAAAAGCAAAAAAAGCATAAGGTCAAGGAAGAAGCCCAAGAAAAGGTTGAAAAAATAAGGCAAAAGAAGAAAAAAGAAAAAACTAAAGAGGAAGTAGAAGCTTCAAAAAAGTCTGCCAAACCTATTTTTAAAAAAGGGGATTCCGTGAGGCTACAAAATGGACGTGCGGTTGGTACTATCGATAAATTTGATAAAGGAAAAGTAGTTATCAATTATGGAATGTTTACGACCAGTGTGTCCGATGATCAACTTGAACTTGTAAAACGAGCAAAATGA
- a CDS encoding substrate-binding domain-containing protein, with amino-acid sequence MMNNKIRNIRVGGVPEHFNLPWHLCIENKEFESHDIDLTWTDFHGGTGEMSEALKNGDVDIAVMLTEGSIKEICEGNTFKILQSYIQTPLMWGMHVDANSKYHDMRDLRGKTAAISRYGSGSHLMSYVNSNNNNWNLEHLDFKIIKNLNGAIESLTEGTSDYFLWEHFTTKPLVDKGIFRRIGDVPSPWPCFVIVTTEKFIKDNSEVIPDILEPLNQKSKTFKTIKDIDDLVSKRYQLKIEDVEEWLSITEWSQQQISENDVLVTQKKLIDLGLVSKRKTYSEIIY; translated from the coding sequence ATGATGAATAATAAGATTAGAAACATTAGAGTGGGAGGTGTCCCAGAACATTTTAATCTACCTTGGCATTTATGCATCGAAAATAAAGAATTCGAATCTCATGATATAGACCTCACTTGGACAGATTTTCATGGCGGAACAGGAGAGATGAGTGAAGCTCTTAAAAATGGTGATGTTGATATTGCCGTTATGCTTACGGAAGGTTCTATTAAAGAAATCTGCGAAGGCAACACATTCAAGATTTTACAAAGTTATATACAGACCCCCCTTATGTGGGGTATGCATGTTGATGCTAATTCCAAGTATCATGATATGAGAGACTTAAGAGGTAAGACCGCTGCTATAAGTCGTTACGGGTCTGGATCGCATCTTATGTCTTATGTGAATAGCAATAATAATAACTGGAATCTGGAACATTTAGATTTTAAAATCATCAAAAATTTGAATGGTGCTATAGAATCCCTCACTGAAGGGACATCAGATTATTTTTTGTGGGAACACTTTACGACCAAACCTTTAGTAGATAAAGGAATCTTTAGAAGAATAGGTGATGTTCCGTCACCTTGGCCATGTTTTGTAATTGTAACCACTGAAAAGTTTATAAAAGACAATTCTGAAGTCATCCCTGATATTTTAGAACCGCTTAACCAAAAAAGCAAAACTTTCAAAACAATAAAAGACATTGATGACTTAGTTTCAAAACGTTATCAACTTAAAATTGAGGATGTTGAAGAATGGCTTTCCATAACGGAATGGAGCCAACAACAAATTTCTGAAAATGATGTTTTAGTCACTCAAAAAAAATTAATTGATTTGGGGCTCGTTTCAAAACGAAAAACTTATTCTGAAATTATTTATTAA